In a single window of the Leptospira sanjuanensis genome:
- a CDS encoding PaaI family thioesterase, with the protein MNAFFLELPESDSPEFATYFGSRDRFSQKVGYKALSASPGKSEYEIETDESFFNPVGSVHGGVLFSAMDSSAGAAVAAWIKASGRTFKFMATASAEIKYLKGVKSEKIKIVTEITEHKGSVVKLLSKSLNERNETVAELHSVWVVKFEN; encoded by the coding sequence ATGAACGCATTCTTTTTAGAATTACCGGAATCGGATTCTCCCGAATTTGCAACGTATTTCGGATCACGGGACCGATTCTCGCAAAAGGTCGGTTATAAAGCTCTTTCGGCCAGTCCCGGTAAAAGCGAATACGAGATCGAAACGGACGAATCCTTTTTCAATCCGGTCGGTTCCGTGCACGGAGGAGTTTTGTTTTCGGCGATGGATAGTTCGGCGGGAGCTGCGGTTGCCGCCTGGATCAAAGCGTCGGGTCGAACGTTCAAGTTTATGGCGACCGCAAGCGCGGAGATCAAATATCTAAAAGGAGTAAAATCCGAAAAGATAAAGATCGTTACCGAAATCACCGAACACAAAGGCTCCGTGGTAAAACTGTTATCCAAATCCCTCAACGAACGAAACGAAACCGTAGCGGAACTTCATTCCGTCTGGGTCGTTAAATTCGAAAATTGA